The genomic segment AGATGTCTTAATTAATCCAAAAACAACGCATCCTTTTTATAAAAAACCATACAAAAAAGACTCTCGTGACGAGTTTTTAATAACCATTACCGAGAAAAATTACTGGTGCATGAATGATAGTCGACGAAATACACACGATTCAAGAACGTTTGGTGCTGTTCCCCAAAAAAATATCATTGGCAAAATAAGTGGCATTTTGTATTCGATAGACTCTCAAGAAGAATCTTGGATTTTGGAGCTGTTAAGAAAACCAAAAAGTTTTTTTTCACACCAAATGAGAAAAAATAGATTTTTACAGAGGATCAAATAACCTACTAATCCTCTGTAAAAATATCAATTAATAACCCCCAGGCGACAATCCAGGTGTTGACGATAAAGAAACCGTAGGAAGCGTTTTTTCAAGCTCCCCAACCATAGTTGGCAAATCAGCTACATCTTCTTTAATACCAGTTGCCACAACAACAGCATGAGTAATCGGCCAAATTTCTCGAGTAAACCCTAGATCGCTAAATCTGGTATCTAAACGTCGAACAAGAGCTACAAATAAATTAGTAAACGCGGGATCAACTTTATTTTTAATATATTCAAAATAAAGCGCTGCGATATAATTTATTGTACCAGCAGTTAAAATTTCCCGTGGCAGAAATCTTCTAAAATTCAACATAGAACTCTCTATTAATAACTTTGCAAATGCTAAAACGTACTGCTTTAAATAAATTTGTGAGCTTTCCCATGAATCCTCATCAACAACCACATCGTATGGATACCCTTCTCCATCGATCTTATTAAACCCATTTAACGACTTATGCGCAGTAAGTTTTTTAATATCATCAAGCTGAAAGAGGTTATCTAATTGTATTCTTAAACGATGCCACTTATTTAAATTTTCGAATGAATGAAACCCTCCATTCATTTTGGGTAATCCATGATCCAAAGGCTTTATTACTTCAACTAAAGCATATCGATCCAATCTGTCAGTAATTTTTAAATCTCGCTTTTTCAAATCGCCCAAACTTAAGCCAAATTTTCTACTGAGCAACCCTTTGTCTTTCAAATATGTTCTTACAGCTGAAGTTTTTGAAGTATGAAGAAAAACCCCAAAAAAACGACGCCACTCAGACAATACCTCATCAGTAAACGAATCTACCTTTTCTGAAGAATCTATAAGCTCAATAAGTTCATCTCGCAAGCCATTATCAACCATACTATCAGCTATCCATTTAACTTCATCAAGTTTCGTTTCAAATAATGATGTTAAAGTTGCAATTCCAGCAGGAGTATCTATTTGAGCTCTAATTTTTGATAACAATAAACGCTGGGCATCTATCATTTTTCTCATAAGAACATTACCAACAAGAAGTTTTTGACCAAACAAGTCGTTATATAATTTATTTATTTTTTCTAACGTTTTTTCAGAAACCACTGAAGATGCTTTGAATAAAAAGAAATCTTCTATTATTTTTCTCAAAATAAATTGTATAGCCTTGAAACCATCTTTTGCTGATTGTTTTTGTCCTGTTGTTCTCTTATCCAAATAAAATTCATCCGGCTTAATCTTAAACGACGATGCTTTTTCAACATTTTTGGCTCTTAAAACATCCACAAAATTATTCCAAAAACCATCAAATTTATAGTCTGGCTTAGCACCGACGTTTTTTTTGTACTCAGAATGAAGAAGCATATCTGCTGTAAGACATGCATGCATCAAACCAACAGAAATAAGATTCAAACGATTAACTGATTTCCAGGTTAAGGGCTCCCTCAAAGAAGAAACTAACACGCTAAGACTGTCGTGAAGTTTTACAAATTTGTCATACTCTGCATCCGGATTTGATCCCACCCAATTAATTACTTCTTTTTCAACAACCTCTAAATCTTTTTCACTGTCTGTTTTTGGAACCACAACAGCTTTATCTACATATCCGTCAACTTTAAATTCAAACCCCGCAGGAGAACGTCGTGACTGCTTATCTGAGGTCAGCAACTCCCCCTTTTTAGGATAATCAAATCTTACCACTACACATCTTGCAGGTACTAGTTCACCTTTATCATTTCTACCTCGGACATGTGGAAAAAAACTCCATAATGATTTAACAAAATTCTCTAATGAATTCGTATAATCATCCATTTTTGAAACCAAGGGATCATAATAGACTTCAAATTTAAACAATTGATATTCTTGTTTATCTGGAGAAGCAAACTGATGTGGTGAGCATAAACGATCACATAATTCGGCATATTTTTTCTTTAAATTTTTTTCCAACTCGATATCAGTTGAAACACATTTTTTAAAAACGCTATCAAATGACGAACAACAATCGATCAAAAAATGTGTTCGCACAAGCTCTTGAAGAAAAATAAATAAATCTTCAGCTCGAGAAACTCCTGGCCCCATTTTTACAACTGAATCATAAAAACGATACATTCGATTAAGCATATTTCTGACTGACGGACTATTTACATTTATCCATGCCGAATCAGCCCGCAAGAGCATTTGATTAAACGAATAAAACAAACGCAAAATCTTCTCAACATTCAGCTTTCTAACTTTAGCTACTTCTTGTGCATCATCTTCAATCTCATCCAATCTTGAAATGACATCAATTTTAAGGCGCTCAACTTCGCTTTTTTGACCTTCTAAAGTCCCTGTAATAAAACTTGTTTTTTTGCCATCGGTTAAAACTTCTTTTAAATCATTTGTAATCGCATCAAATTCATCAATAAGACCTGCTATTTCTTCACTGTCTACATTTTTAGCCCTGAGTATTTCCAGCTCTTCAATTACTCGACGAAGAAATCGATACGCGGCAAAAACCCAATTTTCATTTACTAGAAGCATGCCATCAATCGAATTTTTAAGATCATGATAATACTGTAATGTCATTTTTCCTGGGGTGAAGATTCGTGCAAAATTTACAAGAATATTAATTGGAACAGCTTGCTCATAAAAAGCTTTTTGCAACTGCGAAAGAAAAATCTGAAAATTACCTGTTTTTCTTCTAACATTTTTTCTATCAACGACTTCAGCAACTGGCCAACCACCAGCAACGTATTTTGATTTTACACGATCAAAAAACGCCTTCCATTTTTCTTTGACTTTTTCGACCATAGGATCAGCAAGTAAATCTCGAGAATCATCCTCAGAGGGCCTCTTATATTCGGTAATTTCATCATTAAACTTAACAAGGATAAGCATCAATTGAACTTTAAGCACATTCTGAAGAGATTGAAAATCACCAGCAATCCAACGCCTTACCGTCTTCATAAAATCTTTATACTCAGGACGCCTTCGCTCCCAAGCGGCAAGGGTATTTGAGATTTTTTGTTGCTCAATAAACGAAGAATAATCTTCATCGCCCTCATCATCTGCATCATCTGCATCATCTTCATCGTCTGCGGTGTCTTCAAGCTCATCATCATCCCGATGATCAGTCAATCTTGCAGGAAGGGGCGACCTTGAAAAAACAACTGATGGCTGAGAATACCTTTTTCGAGGCACATAGGGAGTAATATCATCAAATCTAGAATATCCTCTTGCGGCAGGCAAAAATGGACTACGATAGGGAACAATTGCCGTCGAAGAAGGAACAGCCACAACTCTTGGCTTTGCACAAAAAAGCGGCACCGATAACAATAAAAAGCCATAAAAAACTGTTTTTTGTATTAACTTAAGGATTGAAAAAGACATATTAAACTCCCCCAAAAACAGGTAAACATACAATCACGATAAAGATTTGCACCCGAAGTACGCAAGATTGCTTTACAAAATGACACCAGAATTCTACAATCGGCAGTAACCTCTTAATCATTTTTTCAAAAACAAAGGATACTTATGGCTTTTACACAACCTTTTGGACTTTATTCCGCAGCAACCGGTCTTGGTTTGCTGGTAACTGTCTTAACGCTTTCGCGCGTTACCAGAGATTACGCTCATGATAAAAAAGCATCGGGAATTGCAGATCTTATTAGACGTGGAGCGATGGCGTTTTTACACAAAGAATATTCCATCTTGGTCGTTGTTATCGCTGCAGCGGCAGCTCTCATCTGGTTTGTAAGCGGAAAAATCGAGTCGTACGCCTACGTTGCTGGCGCGATTTCTTCAATGTTTGCAGGATTTGTAGGGATGCATGCCGCAACCAAAGCAAACGTACTTACCACGATGGTTGCAAAAGACGAAGGCGAACGCCCTGCACTTTTAACCGCCTTGATGGGTGGATCTGTCATGGGTTTCACCGTTGCCACACTTGCACTTTTAGGCCTTGGCATCATTACCTTCTTGTATCAAGATCACATTTCATTCGGTAGAATTTTAACTTGCTACGCTATCGGCGCAAGTTCAATTGCACTGTTTGCACGTGTTGGTGGAGGAATTTATACCAAAGCCGCTGACGTTGGTGCAGACCTTGTGGGTAAAGTTGAACAAGGAATTCCTGAAGACGATCCTAGAAACCCTGCCGTTATTGCTGACAACGTTGGTGACTGCGTTGGTGATACCGCTGGTATGGGTGCTGATATTTTCGAATCTTTTGTTGCTGCAGTAACCGCAACAATGGTCTTGGCACTAGAAACCTACAGTGCAGATTCAGTTCTGGTAAGCTTACCGTTGGTTCTTTCTGCAATCGGTATTTTTGCATCCGCAGCAGGACTGCTTTCCGTTTTTGTAATTCCTGTAAAATCAGAAAAACTTCTCCACTTTGCTCCAAATATCGCAATTATCGGCTTTATTGTGGCTTCATACTTTTATATGCAATCAGCTCAAATCGCTACAAATCTTTTTGGATCTGTCTTTTTGGGAGCAATCACCGGAATCGTTATTGGCTTAATCACCGACCACTACACCAATGGACAACCTGTTCAAGAACTTGCTGAAGCATCACAATCTGGTGCTGCAACAAACTTAATTTACGGTCTTTCCCTTGGATTTGGCTCAATCGTTGCCGCAATTTGGATTATTGCTGCCGTTGTTTTTGCATCATACAACTACTTTGGTGGATTGTATGGCGTATCTCTTGCTGCTGTCTCAATGCTTGCAACTGTTGGAATCGCGATGTCTGTTGATGCATACGGACCAATTGCCGATAATGCTGGTGGAATTGCAGAAATGGCTGGATTCGGCCCTGAAGTCAGAAAAATCACCGATAAACTTGATACACTTGGCAACATGACAGCTGCTCTTGGTAAAGGTTTTGCAATCGGTTCAGCTGCACTTTCTGCTCTTGCAATGTTTGCAGCATACTGCATGGCATCTGGACTCTCTGCGCTCAACTTAATTGACCCAACAGTTATCACCGGAATGTTTATCGGAGCTACCATGCCATTCCTACTTTCAGCAATGACCATGAAGGCTGTTGGTCGAGCTGCATGGAAAATGGTTCTTGAAGTTCGTCGACAATTCAAAGAAATTCCAGGACTCTTGGAAGGTAAAGCAGAACCTGATTACGAAAAATGTGTTGGTATTTCAACCGAAGCGGCATTATACGAAATGTTGCTCCCAGGAATTCTCACAATCGCTATGCCAATTATTATTCGATATGGATTTGGCCTTCAAGGCAAACTTGCTCTTGGTGGATTCTTGGCTGGCGCAACGTTAGTTGGTGTTCCTCTTGCCCTTATGATGGCAAACGCTGGTGGCGCATGGGACAATGCAAAGAAATTTATCGAAGCTGGAAACGTTGGTGGAAAAGGCTCTCCTGCGCACAAAGCAGCTGTTGTTGGTGACACCGTTGGCGACCCCTTCAAAGATACTTCTGGTCCATCCTTAAACATTTTAATCAAATTAATGTCAGTTCTTTCATTGCTTCTTGCAACCATCTAAGAACAATTAATTTTTAATAAAAAGGGCTCGATCTTAAAAATCGAGCCCTTTTTATTTGCTATAAATGACTATTTTTTTAAGTAAAACTCATCCCTTTTGTTAAAAAAAGCATGTCTTTGTACATTAAAAAGACCACAACACGTCAATTAATGAATTGGACAAACATATGATGATGAAAAAGATAATTCAAATCGCTTTTTTGGTACTCACCGTTGCTCAAGTTTCAGCAAAAGTAACAAAGGAAACCTTTTACCCGGTTGCTCGCTTCTTCAAATACACCGCCGCGAAAACAACGAGCAATGGAAAAAGATTTTTAGCACGAAGACACCGCCAAAAATGCGCCGATGCCTTCAAACTACTGCACCCTGAATATGCAAAAGCACTTGCAGAACTTAAAGAAGCACACAAACAAGCACTTCAAGGCCTGTATGATACTCACTTTAAAGAAAACGACAAAAAAATTGATGCCGAACTTAGAGCAAAACTAGAAGCAATTACCGCTGCTTACAACGCTGAAAAAGCTGACATCAAAAAGAAATTTCCAAAACCTGCAGTAGCAGTCGAAAGTACTTCAGACACACTCAATATTGATGCTGCTCAAGCAGTAACCGCAGTTTAATCTTTTCAAAAAAGGCCAAGCCCAATACGCTTGGCCTTTTTTATAAAAAAACAATCATTTTCTCAAAAAAGCCCACCTTTTTAAAAAACAATATGAGGCCTTTTGTCAGAAAAAGATGTGATTGTTACAATAAGAAACATAGAGAAGTTATCGTCTATCACTAATCCGGGGAGGGGTTATGAAGAAAGTTACCTACGTATTTATTATAAGTTTGGCTTTTGCAAGTCAAAACACACAAGCTGTCGGTTATGAGTCGGCTCAGTATTTAAAAGACAAATCAATTGAAGTGACTACGTATATTTTAAAAACACTCTACAATCGTTGGTTTGCTGCAAAAATTGATGCCGCAACCCAAACAGATGAGAGCGATAACTTATCACTTGAAAAAAAAGAAGATGCTTTAATGCAGCACGTTATACATCTTTCACTCAAGCCAGAAGAAGATGAAATGGCCCGCCAAGCAGAAATACTTGCAACACTCATAGCAGAAACACAGCAATTAGTTGATGCAAGGCAAAGTCAATCAGTAGAAGCTGCATAGTAAAAACAAAATTACGTAAAAAAGGGGTACGCTGTGTACCCCTTTTTTCATGCAATTAAAAAGTCTTTCTTGAGTGATTCAAGTTTAAATCGCACAGGATCGGAAAGATTTTCCTTGGTATCTAGTTTTGCAAACAATGTTCGAGCTGCACCCGTGTTTCCATTTTTATAAAAACAGGTGGCAGCATGCAATTGTGCGAATGGATATTTTTCCTGCTCCACACACTGCTGAAATAACGGAATTGCCAAAGAATACCGTTCGCTCTGCATAAGTGCCTGGGCATAATTATAGACCACATCTAAATTATCAGGGCGCTTATGATAGACCGCCCCAAAAAGATCTGCCGATTTTTTATAATTTTCCAAACGATAATAGCTTGCAGCAAGAACAAACTGTGTTGCTATGTCAAAAAGTGTAGGATCAATCGTTTCTAGACAAGTTACCACATCCGAGTAGTTGCCAAGTTCAAATGCCAATCGCGACTTAAGTACAACCATGTCAGCTGGAGGGGTAAGTGATTTTTGTAGAGCAATATTAATCGCATCATACGCAGGCTTAAACCGTCTTAATTGTTTTAATACTTCAGCATATTTAAAATAAATATCAGCAGAACATTCTTTGAATTCAATTGCTTTTTCAAAACAAGCCATCGATTCTTGTGGTTTGCCCAGCGACAAGGCCAATACGGCTCGATTTTCAAACACCCTTCTCATGTTGCAAGATTCACACAACTCTGCGCGATCAAAATAATTTTGCGCTCTATTAAAATCATTATTCTGCAAATAATGCTCTCCCAATCCGATCAAAGGATCTGCATATCCGGAATCAAGCGTTATTGCTTTAAAAAAGCACTCCATACCCTCATCTTGCTGCCCGGAGGTAATAAGCGCCTTTCCTAAATGATAATAACTTCGCGCACGCAAAGGAGTCTTTGAACAAACATATCGCCAAAAGACAACTGGATCTTGCCACAATTCCTTTTGATTAGCTGAAAGCTGCATAACCCCTGAAAATAACCCAACTAAAGCAATCCAAAAGACCCAGACCCCAAATTTTTTTTGATCCTCAGAAAAATGTTTATAGAGATACTCAAGAACAAAACAAACCAAATACGAAATGCCGAGCATCACCCCCACAGAAGATAAAAATGTTTTGTAATCTGCTACCAGCTCAGAAGACGGCATCAATGAACTTCGAGGAATCAAAGAAACTAAAAACCAGACCATCGCAAAAGGTAACACGTCGTCTTTTACAATCTTCCAAAAATAGACCCCCAAAAATCCTAAAAGTCCAAATCCTAAAAAAGATGAAATAAAAAGCTTGTTTGCAAGAGAGGTAACCAGCGGAAAATGATAATCCCAGCACAACTGGAATGGAAAAAGAAATACGCGTAAATAATGAAAAATAACCGGAAACTGCGTCAGCAAATATTCATAACTCGAAACCGTTTTTTGATATGACGACACAACCAAACAACCAGGAGCAGATAAAACCGTCATTTTACCAAGCAGCAAATCAATCAATGAAATATGAGAATTGACCAGCAAGTACATTCCCAAAAAAAGTATCCCATAAACACTATAAAAATAACTTCGTTTTTTAAGATCCTGCAATGAGCCACGCACCACCAAAAACAAATCGACAAGAAACAATAAGAACGGAACAACGATTGACGACTCTCTGGTGCCAATCAATAAAAAACTCATACACAACAATAAATAAAACCATGGACTGTGATACCAGGTTTTTTCGTCATACAACAATCGAATAAAAGAGCCAAGCACCAGCAAAACAAATAAGGTCAACAGACCCTCGAGTCGCATTTGCAAAATATTTAAGGCCGTTTGAACTTGCACCGGATGAAGCAAAAAAAGCCCCACGGCAAAAAGTACAATCCTATTTTTTCGTTCATACGCCCAAGAGGCAGAAGGCAAGCGATCAAAGATAAAATTAAAAATTAACAGAATCAATAACGCCAACAATAAATGCAAAATAAAATTTTGAACTCTAAAACTCTGCGCACTCATCCCAAAAAGAAGTATTAACGATTGATTTACAACCAGTGGAACCCATCGAGGCTGCAGCAACACAGAAATTCCCACAAGCCCTTCATCCATAAATAAAGGAGACTGTTTTGACAGCTCTGCTTGAACTGTTTCGTCAAAAAGAACAGTGCTCTCAAATGTGCTTGCATAAAATACATACGCAACCAAACACATACACACAAACAAACTATACTGCCACTCTCGTTTCATCAAAACCTCAGATGGTTTTTGGTCGTTCAGGCTCCTATGCTACACCATCTTGACCATTTTTGCTCAAAAAATAGTTCACATTTTCTGCAGACAACACACCACCAGAATCTTTTAGGTGTGCAGCAAGCTCCAATCGTGAATGTTCGGGGCGAAGAATATTAATAACTTTGTCAGAATTTGTTGACGCTAATTTTTCAGTAACATATGCAAATGCAGATTTTACATCACCCTGCCTTTCAATACACTGAGCAGCACGCATTGGTGCATTTGGCGACGCATCGGGAAAGGCTGTAAGTTTATTAAAAATTTCATATGCAGAAGCATACTCACCCTGCATAAACATAGTTTCTGCAAGGTTGTAAGAAAATTGATTGTCTTGTGGATACTGATCGCTAATCTGTTTAAAAATAGCACGCGCTTCATCCAAACGCTGTGTCAGAAAATAGGCATTTGCTAAATTAAATTTTGTTCGCGGAAGATCGATTCCCGGAGAGCGTCGCAATGTTTCTTCAAATGCGATGGCTGCTTGCTCATATTTTCCAAGCTGTAAGCCAACCTGACCCAAAATATCAAACGCATTTGGAATGTCTAAATCGCCTTGCGTTGCTTTAACAAACGAAGACCAAGCTTCTTCATTTTTCTTTTGCTCAAGATACAACCGACCTAAATTGAACCACGCTTTTCCATAATACGGACGAAGCAGTATTG from the Candidatus Dependentiae bacterium genome contains:
- a CDS encoding sodium-translocating pyrophosphatase, producing the protein MAFTQPFGLYSAATGLGLLVTVLTLSRVTRDYAHDKKASGIADLIRRGAMAFLHKEYSILVVVIAAAAALIWFVSGKIESYAYVAGAISSMFAGFVGMHAATKANVLTTMVAKDEGERPALLTALMGGSVMGFTVATLALLGLGIITFLYQDHISFGRILTCYAIGASSIALFARVGGGIYTKAADVGADLVGKVEQGIPEDDPRNPAVIADNVGDCVGDTAGMGADIFESFVAAVTATMVLALETYSADSVLVSLPLVLSAIGIFASAAGLLSVFVIPVKSEKLLHFAPNIAIIGFIVASYFYMQSAQIATNLFGSVFLGAITGIVIGLITDHYTNGQPVQELAEASQSGAATNLIYGLSLGFGSIVAAIWIIAAVVFASYNYFGGLYGVSLAAVSMLATVGIAMSVDAYGPIADNAGGIAEMAGFGPEVRKITDKLDTLGNMTAALGKGFAIGSAALSALAMFAAYCMASGLSALNLIDPTVITGMFIGATMPFLLSAMTMKAVGRAAWKMVLEVRRQFKEIPGLLEGKAEPDYEKCVGISTEAALYEMLLPGILTIAMPIIIRYGFGLQGKLALGGFLAGATLVGVPLALMMANAGGAWDNAKKFIEAGNVGGKGSPAHKAAVVGDTVGDPFKDTSGPSLNILIKLMSVLSLLLATI
- a CDS encoding tetratricopeptide repeat protein, encoding MKREWQYSLFVCMCLVAYVFYASTFESTVLFDETVQAELSKQSPLFMDEGLVGISVLLQPRWVPLVVNQSLILLFGMSAQSFRVQNFILHLLLALLILLIFNFIFDRLPSASWAYERKNRIVLFAVGLFLLHPVQVQTALNILQMRLEGLLTLFVLLVLGSFIRLLYDEKTWYHSPWFYLLLCMSFLLIGTRESSIVVPFLLFLVDLFLVVRGSLQDLKKRSYFYSVYGILFLGMYLLVNSHISLIDLLLGKMTVLSAPGCLVVSSYQKTVSSYEYLLTQFPVIFHYLRVFLFPFQLCWDYHFPLVTSLANKLFISSFLGFGLLGFLGVYFWKIVKDDVLPFAMVWFLVSLIPRSSLMPSSELVADYKTFLSSVGVMLGISYLVCFVLEYLYKHFSEDQKKFGVWVFWIALVGLFSGVMQLSANQKELWQDPVVFWRYVCSKTPLRARSYYHLGKALITSGQQDEGMECFFKAITLDSGYADPLIGLGEHYLQNNDFNRAQNYFDRAELCESCNMRRVFENRAVLALSLGKPQESMACFEKAIEFKECSADIYFKYAEVLKQLRRFKPAYDAINIALQKSLTPPADMVVLKSRLAFELGNYSDVVTCLETIDPTLFDIATQFVLAASYYRLENYKKSADLFGAVYHKRPDNLDVVYNYAQALMQSERYSLAIPLFQQCVEQEKYPFAQLHAATCFYKNGNTGAARTLFAKLDTKENLSDPVRFKLESLKKDFLIA
- a CDS encoding tetratricopeptide repeat protein; translated protein: MLLRPYYGKAWFNLGRLYLEQKKNEEAWSSFVKATQGDLDIPNAFDILGQVGLQLGKYEQAAIAFEETLRRSPGIDLPRTKFNLANAYFLTQRLDEARAIFKQISDQYPQDNQFSYNLAETMFMQGEYASAYEIFNKLTAFPDASPNAPMRAAQCIERQGDVKSAFAYVTEKLASTNSDKVINILRPEHSRLELAAHLKDSGGVLSAENVNYFLSKNGQDGVA